The following coding sequences are from one Veillonella rodentium window:
- the eno gene encoding phosphopyruvate hydratase: protein MVVIEQVVAREILDSRGNPTVEVEVCLEDGTIATAAVPSGASTGMFEAVELRDGDKNRYNGKGVLQAIDNVNAKIGPALIGYDATEQVAIDNLMLELDGTENKSNFGANAILGVSMAVARAAAESLDLPLFMYLGGFNAKELPVPMMNILNGGAHADNNVDIQEFMIMPVGAESFSEALRSCAEVYHTLKSVLNKKGLSTAVGDEGGFAPNLSSNEEALEVICEAIKVAGYEPGKDFKLAIDSASSEFYKDGKYNLAGEGKVKTAAEMVEFYEYLVGKYPIVSIEDGLAEEDWDGWKLLTDRLGDRVQLVGDDLFVTNTKRLAKGIELGVGNSILVKVNQIGTLTEAFDAMELAKRAGYTCVVSHRSGETEDTFIADIAVAVNAGQIKTGAPARSERVAKYNQLLRIEEMLYETAQYKGHDVFYNLKK from the coding sequence ATGGTAGTAATTGAGCAAGTCGTGGCAAGAGAAATTTTGGATTCTCGCGGTAATCCGACCGTTGAGGTAGAAGTATGTTTGGAGGATGGTACTATTGCTACTGCGGCTGTTCCATCCGGAGCATCCACAGGTATGTTTGAAGCTGTAGAATTACGAGATGGTGATAAAAATCGCTATAACGGAAAAGGCGTATTGCAAGCTATCGATAATGTAAATGCAAAAATAGGACCGGCTCTTATCGGTTATGATGCTACAGAACAGGTGGCTATCGATAATTTGATGCTGGAACTAGATGGTACGGAAAATAAATCCAATTTCGGTGCCAATGCCATCTTAGGTGTATCCATGGCTGTTGCTCGCGCCGCTGCCGAGTCTCTGGACTTGCCGTTATTCATGTATCTGGGTGGATTTAATGCAAAGGAACTGCCTGTACCGATGATGAATATTTTAAACGGTGGCGCTCATGCTGATAATAATGTGGATATTCAGGAATTCATGATTATGCCTGTAGGGGCTGAATCTTTCAGTGAAGCCCTTCGCAGTTGTGCAGAGGTATATCATACATTAAAATCTGTGCTGAATAAAAAAGGTTTGAGTACCGCTGTAGGTGATGAAGGCGGCTTTGCTCCAAACTTGTCATCTAATGAAGAGGCGTTGGAGGTCATTTGTGAGGCTATTAAAGTTGCCGGTTATGAACCTGGAAAAGATTTTAAATTGGCAATTGATTCCGCATCTTCTGAATTCTATAAAGATGGAAAATATAACTTGGCCGGTGAAGGTAAAGTTAAAACCGCAGCTGAAATGGTCGAGTTCTATGAATATTTGGTGGGTAAATATCCAATCGTATCTATCGAGGACGGTCTTGCCGAAGAAGACTGGGACGGTTGGAAATTGTTGACAGACCGCCTTGGTGATCGTGTGCAACTTGTTGGTGATGATTTGTTCGTAACGAATACAAAACGTTTGGCAAAGGGGATTGAGCTCGGTGTAGGCAATTCCATTTTGGTAAAAGTAAATCAAATCGGTACACTTACAGAGGCTTTTGATGCGATGGAACTCGCTAAACGTGCCGGTTATACATGTGTTGTATCTCATCGCTCCGGTGAAACTGAAGATACTTTCATTGCAGATATTGCAGTGGCCGTCAATGCCGGTCAAATTAAAACAGGTGCACCGGCTCGTTCTGAACGTGTTGCGAAGTACAACCAGTTGTTGCGCATTGAAGAAATGCTGTATGAAACAGCTCAATATAAAGGCCATGATGTCTTTTATAATTTGAAAAAATAA
- the gpmI gene encoding 2,3-bisphosphoglycerate-independent phosphoglycerate mutase gives MAKLEAPVMLVILDGFGMGDQLDKTNAVVQAKPLCFNQLWDTYPHTTLEASGLAVGLPDGQMGNSEVGHLNLGSGRIVYQDLTRITKDVESGDFYKRPVMKELYEVAKKQSLHIIGLVSDGNVHCSLEHIKAVIKGAHDYGIERVYVHALLDGRDVAPQCAKVYLKNLESYMADVHCGKIATVSGRYYGMDRDNRWDREELAYNAIVNGRGETATSACEAVQQSYDKDVTDEFVIPTVIDSGGTIKNGDAVIFCNFRPDRGRELTKALVLPEFDGFQREPLSIYMATMTKYEDGLPVHIVYEKDTLPETLGEVLSTDGYRQLRIAETEKYAHVTYFFNGGKEEPFDGEDRILVKSPQVATYDLQPEMSAYEVTDRVVEAIESSQYDMIILNFANPDMVGHTGSFEAAVKAVQAVDSCLARIVAAIRSKHGHLLVTADHGNAEVMVNHETGKVHTAHTTNLVPLILVSDEHKSDHLETGKLCDIAPTLLDLGGINKPASMTGHSLLCKS, from the coding sequence ATGGCTAAATTAGAGGCCCCGGTTATGCTGGTTATCTTGGATGGCTTTGGCATGGGGGATCAATTAGATAAGACCAATGCTGTCGTGCAGGCGAAGCCGCTCTGTTTTAATCAATTATGGGATACGTATCCTCATACAACATTAGAGGCTTCAGGGCTTGCTGTAGGCTTGCCGGATGGACAGATGGGAAACTCTGAGGTAGGTCATTTAAACCTCGGATCCGGTCGTATCGTATATCAAGATTTGACACGTATCACAAAAGATGTGGAATCCGGTGACTTTTACAAGCGTCCTGTTATGAAGGAACTGTATGAAGTCGCTAAAAAGCAAAGTCTTCACATTATCGGTCTTGTTTCCGACGGTAATGTCCACTGTTCGCTAGAGCATATTAAAGCGGTCATTAAAGGTGCTCATGATTATGGCATTGAACGGGTATATGTACATGCTCTGCTTGATGGTCGCGATGTAGCACCACAATGTGCGAAGGTTTATCTGAAGAATTTAGAATCCTATATGGCGGATGTTCATTGCGGTAAGATTGCCACAGTCAGCGGACGTTATTATGGCATGGACCGTGATAATCGTTGGGACCGTGAGGAATTGGCCTATAATGCCATTGTGAATGGTCGAGGTGAAACGGCAACATCCGCCTGTGAAGCGGTGCAACAGTCTTATGATAAAGATGTGACGGATGAATTTGTTATCCCTACCGTTATTGATTCTGGGGGAACCATCAAGAATGGAGATGCGGTAATCTTCTGTAATTTCCGTCCCGATCGGGGGCGTGAACTCACCAAGGCATTGGTATTACCGGAATTTGACGGTTTTCAGCGTGAACCGTTGTCCATTTATATGGCAACAATGACAAAGTATGAAGACGGCTTGCCTGTACATATCGTGTATGAAAAGGATACGTTGCCGGAAACACTGGGGGAAGTATTGAGTACGGACGGTTATCGTCAGTTACGCATTGCGGAGACGGAAAAGTATGCTCATGTGACGTACTTCTTTAATGGCGGTAAAGAGGAACCTTTTGATGGTGAAGATCGAATCCTGGTGAAGTCGCCGCAGGTAGCGACATATGACCTGCAGCCGGAAATGAGCGCTTATGAGGTGACGGATCGTGTCGTGGAGGCTATTGAATCGTCTCAGTACGATATGATTATTCTAAATTTTGCGAATCCTGATATGGTCGGACATACGGGCAGTTTTGAGGCGGCGGTTAAGGCCGTTCAGGCTGTAGATTCATGTTTGGCGCGAATTGTAGCGGCCATTCGCAGTAAACATGGACATTTACTGGTTACAGCGGATCATGGGAATGCAGAGGTTATGGTGAATCATGAAACCGGTAAGGTTCATACGGCACACACAACGAATCTTGTACCGCTCATCTTGGTCAGCGATGAACATAAATCAGACCATTTAGAAACGGGTAAGCTCTGTGATATCGCGCCGACATTGTTGGATTTAGGCGGTATTAATAAACCGGCATCGATGACGGGGCATAGCTTATTGTGTAAATCTTAG
- the tpiA gene encoding triose-phosphate isomerase, giving the protein MRKPIIAGNWKMNGTIASGSILIEAFNNVLQDMDLSCDVVVCPPFTALERAVTLTRNTAIEVGAQTMDYHDAGAFTGEISPLMLTEVGVSYVIIGHSERREYYGEADETVNAKIKSAFRHNLIPIVCVGESLEQREAGHTLEWITSQLKGALQGISKEQVSQLIIAYEPIWAIGTGKTATAAQAETVCKSIRDYIRSVYGHDVSNEVRIQYGGSVKSDNSKQILGQPNIDGALVGGASLVVDDFVEIIKAANMADV; this is encoded by the coding sequence ATGAGAAAACCTATTATTGCGGGAAATTGGAAAATGAATGGTACAATCGCATCAGGATCTATATTAATTGAAGCGTTCAATAACGTCTTACAAGATATGGATTTGTCCTGTGATGTAGTGGTATGCCCTCCCTTTACAGCCCTTGAACGTGCGGTTACATTGACGCGAAATACGGCGATTGAAGTAGGTGCGCAAACGATGGACTACCATGATGCAGGTGCTTTTACCGGTGAGATTTCTCCGCTTATGCTCACAGAGGTGGGGGTATCTTATGTGATTATCGGTCATTCTGAACGCCGTGAATACTATGGTGAAGCGGATGAAACGGTAAATGCGAAAATCAAGAGTGCCTTTCGTCACAATTTGATACCTATTGTCTGTGTCGGTGAAAGCTTGGAGCAACGTGAAGCCGGACACACATTGGAGTGGATAACGTCTCAATTAAAAGGCGCTTTACAGGGTATTTCTAAAGAACAGGTGAGCCAGTTGATCATCGCGTACGAGCCTATATGGGCCATCGGAACCGGTAAAACGGCGACGGCAGCTCAGGCGGAAACTGTATGTAAATCCATTCGGGATTATATCCGATCCGTATATGGTCATGATGTGTCGAATGAAGTGCGCATTCAATATGGTGGCAGTGTAAAATCGGATAATAGCAAACAAATTTTAGGGCAGCCTAATATCGATGGAGCCCTTGTAGGTGGTGCATCCCTCGTGGTGGATGACTTTGTAGAAATCATTAAGGCGGCTAATATGGCGGACGTCTGA
- a CDS encoding phosphoglycerate kinase has translation MKQTIEDLQVANKTVFVRVDFNVPMKDGVITDDTRIRSALPTINYLIEKGAKVILASHFGRPKGERKPEMSLAPCATHLSDLINKPVAFVDDCIGPKVEEAVKALQPGDVLMLENLRYHNEETKNDPAFAKQLASLADVAINDAFGVSHRNAASVVGIADYIPMGAGFLLKKEIDALSAAVVHPKTPMAAIIGGAKVTDKISVISNLLPKVDVMIIGGGMANAFIKAQGCNIGSSLFEEGQEAIATDLVMEARVAGARLLTPIDAVVADAFSNDANTKIVDVDQIEDGWMILDIGPKTRELYIEALAPMKTIIWNGPMGVFEMENFAAGTNAVAKAVAESDAMTIVGGGDSVAAIEKSGLADKISHISTGGGASLEFLEGKILPGIAALTEA, from the coding sequence ATGAAACAGACAATTGAGGATTTACAAGTAGCGAATAAAACAGTATTTGTACGTGTTGATTTTAATGTGCCTATGAAAGACGGTGTCATCACCGATGACACGCGTATTCGTAGTGCTTTACCGACGATAAACTATCTGATTGAAAAGGGTGCAAAGGTTATCCTCGCATCACATTTCGGACGCCCAAAGGGGGAACGTAAACCGGAAATGTCCTTAGCACCATGTGCTACACATTTATCTGACCTCATCAATAAGCCGGTAGCATTTGTGGATGATTGTATCGGGCCGAAGGTTGAAGAAGCGGTAAAAGCATTACAACCAGGCGATGTGTTGATGCTTGAAAACTTACGTTACCACAACGAAGAAACTAAAAACGATCCTGCGTTTGCGAAACAGTTGGCGTCTTTGGCTGATGTGGCCATCAATGATGCCTTCGGTGTATCTCATCGTAATGCGGCATCTGTAGTCGGTATCGCTGATTATATTCCTATGGGTGCAGGCTTTTTATTGAAAAAAGAAATCGATGCATTAAGTGCAGCTGTTGTACATCCCAAAACACCTATGGCGGCTATTATAGGCGGTGCTAAGGTAACTGATAAGATTTCTGTTATCTCGAATTTATTGCCTAAGGTGGATGTAATGATCATCGGTGGCGGCATGGCTAATGCTTTTATTAAAGCTCAAGGCTGTAATATCGGCAGCTCCTTATTTGAAGAAGGGCAGGAAGCGATTGCGACAGATCTTGTGATGGAAGCCCGTGTGGCAGGTGCTAGACTTTTAACACCTATAGATGCGGTGGTGGCTGATGCTTTCAGCAATGATGCTAATACTAAAATCGTCGATGTGGATCAGATTGAAGATGGTTGGATGATTTTAGATATCGGACCTAAAACACGTGAACTTTACATAGAAGCGTTGGCCCCAATGAAAACGATTATTTGGAACGGCCCTATGGGCGTATTTGAAATGGAAAACTTTGCAGCCGGTACTAATGCGGTAGCGAAAGCTGTAGCTGAATCTGACGCGATGACTATCGTCGGCGGTGGTGATTCTGTGGCTGCTATTGAAAAGAGCGGTTTAGCAGATAAGATTAGTCATATTTCCACCGGTGGCGGCGCGTCGCTTGAATTTTTGGAAGGCAAAATTCTACCTGGTATTGCTGCATTGACTGAGGCATAA
- the gap gene encoding type I glyceraldehyde-3-phosphate dehydrogenase has translation MAVKVGINGFGRIGKCVVRAAINNPDVEVVAINATGDNEGTALLLKYDSVHGTIPNEVTFDDDNIYIDGKKIRVFHDRDASKLPWSEEGVEIVMECTGKYRDAEEAKVHLNQPTVKKVLISAPGKNEDLTMVMGVNQDMYDPAKHHIISNASCTTNCLAPFAKVLCDEFGIKRGMMTTIHSYTNDQKILDARHKDPRRARAAAMSIIPTTTGAAKAVAKVLPQLKGKLDGFALRVPTPDVSATDLVCELEKPATKEEINEALRKAAAGELKGILGVSDVPLVSCDFGSDPRSSIVDADLTMVMDGNLVKIVSWYDNEWGYSERLIDMAAFVASKGL, from the coding sequence ATGGCAGTAAAAGTTGGTATTAACGGTTTTGGTCGTATCGGTAAATGTGTAGTACGTGCAGCGATTAACAATCCTGATGTGGAAGTAGTGGCTATTAATGCAACCGGTGATAATGAAGGTACCGCATTATTGTTAAAATACGATTCCGTACATGGCACAATTCCTAATGAAGTAACATTTGATGACGATAACATCTATATTGATGGCAAGAAAATTCGTGTATTCCACGACCGTGACGCTTCTAAATTGCCTTGGTCTGAAGAAGGCGTAGAAATCGTTATGGAATGTACCGGTAAATACCGTGATGCTGAGGAAGCAAAGGTTCATTTGAATCAACCGACTGTTAAAAAAGTATTGATTTCCGCACCTGGTAAAAACGAAGACTTAACAATGGTTATGGGCGTTAACCAGGATATGTACGATCCGGCAAAACACCATATCATTTCCAATGCATCTTGCACAACGAACTGTTTGGCTCCATTCGCTAAAGTATTGTGCGATGAATTCGGCATTAAACGCGGAATGATGACTACCATCCATTCCTATACAAATGACCAGAAAATTCTTGATGCGCGCCATAAAGACCCTCGTCGTGCCCGTGCGGCGGCCATGTCTATCATCCCTACTACAACCGGTGCGGCAAAGGCTGTGGCTAAGGTATTGCCTCAATTGAAAGGCAAACTTGACGGTTTCGCATTGCGTGTACCGACTCCGGATGTATCCGCTACTGATCTCGTGTGTGAACTTGAAAAACCGGCTACTAAAGAAGAAATCAACGAAGCATTGCGTAAGGCTGCTGCCGGAGAATTAAAGGGAATTCTTGGCGTATCCGATGTGCCGTTGGTATCCTGTGATTTCGGCTCCGATCCACGCAGTTCCATCGTTGATGCCGATTTGACGATGGTTATGGACGGTAATTTGGTGAAAATTGTTTCTTGGTATGACAATGAATGGGGCTACTCTGAGCGTCTTATCGATATGGCTGCATTCGTGGCAAGTAAAGGCTTATAA
- a CDS encoding sugar-binding transcriptional regulator — MNEFLMVCERIVPEIVSVLKERYKILNYLVYEEPIGRRTLAAVTDLPERTVRSHIELMRTNGLVDIYKPGIYLTDEGQAIVPKLRNFLNELDRIGELEHRLTEALHINRVIITPTDGTLMVKKLGYTASKLLQKLLKPNVVVAISGGSTMAALAEEMPLLPLEPTVVPARGGVGEVVEYQANVIASVLAERLRGTYKMLHLPDGLSQDSLHMLMTCEPQIKEIGDLINRTDVLLFGIGTAMRMADQRHIGDDIRQILIANHAVGEALGQYCDIEGNLIYSTNNIGLSLPDVAEVPNVIAVAGGQDKAGAIIGVMRACKKGILIIDEQAAEGMRQLLQIPAL; from the coding sequence ATGAACGAGTTTCTAATGGTGTGTGAACGTATTGTTCCTGAAATTGTAAGTGTCTTAAAGGAACGATACAAAATATTAAATTATCTTGTTTATGAAGAACCTATCGGACGAAGGACATTGGCGGCGGTCACTGATTTGCCGGAGCGTACCGTACGCAGTCATATTGAACTGATGCGAACCAATGGTTTGGTGGATATTTATAAACCCGGGATTTATCTCACTGACGAGGGGCAAGCAATTGTTCCCAAGTTACGAAATTTTTTGAATGAATTGGATCGTATCGGTGAATTGGAACATCGATTGACTGAGGCGCTTCATATTAATCGAGTTATCATTACACCTACAGATGGGACATTAATGGTGAAAAAGTTGGGATATACAGCTTCAAAATTATTACAGAAGCTGTTAAAGCCAAATGTTGTTGTCGCTATCAGCGGTGGTAGTACCATGGCGGCATTAGCGGAGGAGATGCCTCTTTTACCGCTGGAGCCTACGGTAGTGCCGGCTCGAGGCGGTGTCGGAGAGGTTGTGGAATACCAAGCGAATGTAATCGCTTCGGTACTTGCTGAACGTCTTCGCGGAACCTATAAAATGCTCCATTTACCGGATGGACTTTCACAAGATTCATTACATATGCTCATGACCTGTGAACCGCAAATCAAAGAGATTGGGGATCTCATCAATAGGACTGATGTGTTGCTGTTTGGTATCGGTACGGCCATGCGTATGGCGGATCAGCGTCATATTGGGGATGATATTCGTCAAATACTGATAGCAAATCATGCGGTAGGTGAGGCTTTAGGCCAATACTGTGATATTGAAGGCAATTTAATTTATTCAACAAATAATATCGGCTTGTCCTTGCCGGATGTTGCAGAGGTGCCTAATGTTATCGCTGTAGCGGGAGGCCAAGATAAAGCCGGTGCCATTATCGGGGTTATGAGGGCTTGTAAGAAAGGCATTCTGATCATCGATGAACAGGCCGCTGAAGGTATGCGTCAATTATTACAGATTCCTGCTTTATAG
- the upp gene encoding uracil phosphoribosyltransferase has translation MKVNVMTHPLIQHKVTLMRDEQTGSKDFRELLDEITLLMGYEITRTLPLEDVEVQTPLTKMIGKRIAGKKLGIIPILRAGLGMVSGMLSLIPTAKVGHIGLYRDPETLKPVEYYCKLPTDIGERDFIVTDPMLATGGSAAAAITLLKEKGAKNIKLMCLVAAPEGVEVVNREHPDVPIYVAALDEKLNDHGYILPGLGDAGDRIFGTK, from the coding sequence ATGAAAGTTAATGTTATGACACATCCGTTGATTCAACACAAAGTTACATTGATGCGTGATGAACAAACAGGTTCTAAGGATTTTAGAGAATTACTTGATGAAATCACTTTGCTAATGGGGTATGAAATTACCCGTACTTTACCGCTTGAAGATGTGGAGGTGCAAACACCGTTAACTAAAATGATTGGTAAACGTATTGCAGGTAAAAAGTTGGGTATCATTCCTATCTTACGTGCCGGTCTTGGTATGGTAAGCGGTATGTTAAGCTTGATTCCTACGGCTAAAGTAGGGCATATAGGCTTATATCGCGATCCTGAAACATTAAAACCTGTAGAGTATTATTGTAAATTGCCGACCGATATAGGCGAACGTGATTTTATCGTTACAGATCCTATGTTGGCAACAGGTGGTAGCGCTGCTGCTGCGATTACCTTATTGAAAGAAAAAGGGGCAAAGAATATTAAACTCATGTGCCTGGTAGCCGCACCTGAAGGGGTTGAAGTTGTAAATAGGGAACATCCTGATGTACCTATTTATGTAGCCGCACTCGATGAAAAACTTAATGATCATGGATATATCCTGCCGGGATTAGGCGATGCCGGCGATCGCATCTTCGGTACAAAATAA
- the glyA gene encoding serine hydroxymethyltransferase, with product MSFLEKQDPNIQAVINQELARQRDKLEMIASENFVSQAVMEAQGSVLTNKYAEGYPGKRYYGGCENVDVIETLAIERAKRLFGAEHANVQPHSGSQANFGVYFALLQPGDTIVGMNLSHGGHLTHGSPVNVSGTYFNVVPYGVDAETQQIDYDEFRKIVLEAKPKLIIAGGSAYSRQIDFKKMADVAHEVDAIFMVDMAHFAGLVAAGLHPNPVEYADIVTTTTHKTLRGPRGGMILCKEKYAKAIDKAIFPGIQGGPLMHVIAAKAVALGEALQPEFKVYAQQVIDNAKALAAALQDKGLTIVSGGTDTHVMLVDVRNTGLTGKEAEHLLDEVGITCNKNTIPFDPASPFVTSGIRLGTPALTTRGLQVKDMEEIADIIATVLKNPEDKAVHEAASKRVAALCGAYPLY from the coding sequence ATGAGTTTCTTAGAAAAACAAGACCCTAATATTCAAGCCGTTATCAATCAGGAGTTGGCGCGTCAACGTGACAAATTGGAAATGATTGCCTCTGAAAACTTCGTTTCTCAAGCAGTAATGGAAGCTCAAGGTAGTGTATTGACAAACAAGTATGCGGAAGGCTATCCCGGTAAACGCTATTATGGCGGTTGTGAAAACGTTGATGTCATCGAAACATTGGCGATTGAACGGGCAAAACGTCTTTTCGGTGCGGAGCATGCTAATGTACAGCCTCATTCCGGTTCCCAAGCTAATTTCGGTGTGTATTTTGCACTATTACAACCGGGAGACACTATTGTGGGTATGAATTTGTCCCATGGCGGTCATTTAACTCATGGTTCTCCGGTTAATGTGTCCGGTACATACTTCAATGTAGTTCCTTATGGTGTAGATGCAGAAACGCAACAAATCGATTATGATGAGTTCCGCAAGATTGTCTTGGAAGCAAAACCTAAATTGATTATTGCCGGTGGTAGTGCTTACAGCCGTCAAATCGATTTCAAAAAAATGGCTGATGTGGCACATGAAGTAGATGCGATTTTCATGGTGGATATGGCTCACTTCGCAGGTCTTGTTGCAGCCGGTTTACATCCGAATCCTGTAGAGTATGCTGATATTGTAACGACAACAACTCATAAAACATTACGCGGTCCTCGTGGCGGGATGATTCTTTGCAAAGAGAAATATGCAAAAGCAATCGATAAAGCAATTTTCCCCGGTATTCAAGGTGGACCTTTAATGCATGTAATCGCTGCAAAAGCCGTTGCTCTCGGTGAAGCTTTACAACCTGAGTTCAAGGTATATGCACAACAGGTCATCGATAATGCGAAGGCGTTGGCTGCGGCACTACAAGACAAAGGATTAACTATTGTATCCGGCGGTACAGATACACATGTGATGCTCGTTGATGTTCGCAATACAGGTCTTACCGGTAAAGAAGCGGAACATTTACTTGATGAAGTAGGGATTACATGTAATAAAAATACTATCCCGTTTGATCCGGCCAGTCCATTTGTAACAAGCGGTATTCGTTTAGGTACACCGGCGCTTACAACTCGCGGCCTGCAAGTGAAAGACATGGAAGAAATCGCTGATATTATTGCAACAGTGCTTAAAAATCCTGAAGATAAAGCTGTTCACGAAGCGGCAAGTAAACGAGTTGCTGCACTTTGTGGGGCATATCCGTTATACTAA
- the rpiB gene encoding ribose 5-phosphate isomerase B, with protein MKVAVGCDHGGLHLKEEIKELLSDLGHDVEDFGTYTSESCDYPDIAVPVANAVVSGEMDRGILICGTGIGIGIAANKMKGVRAALCHDSFSAKYSRAHNDANILTMGERVIGPGLAKDIVTIWMATDFEGGRHERRVEKIKALEK; from the coding sequence ATGAAAGTTGCTGTCGGCTGTGATCACGGTGGATTACATTTAAAAGAAGAGATTAAAGAGTTATTATCTGATTTAGGTCATGACGTGGAAGATTTCGGTACATATACATCGGAATCTTGTGATTATCCGGATATTGCCGTACCGGTAGCTAACGCCGTCGTATCCGGTGAAATGGACCGTGGTATTCTGATCTGCGGTACCGGCATCGGTATCGGTATTGCGGCTAATAAGATGAAGGGTGTACGTGCAGCTCTTTGTCATGATTCTTTTTCCGCAAAATATAGTCGTGCCCATAATGATGCGAATATCCTGACTATGGGGGAACGCGTTATCGGTCCCGGTCTCGCAAAGGACATCGTTACTATTTGGATGGCAACGGATTTTGAAGGCGGTCGTCATGAACGCCGTGTGGAAAAGATTAAAGCCTTAGAGAAGTAA
- a CDS encoding low molecular weight protein arginine phosphatase — protein MNILFVCTGNTCRSPMAEGITRALAAEQGKDVTTLSAGLFAAYGAKPTDEAVVAIRSIADISGHESRPLTMELVNAADLIIGMTQDHKSVLLRQFPFEEKKIKTISEWGGQDGDVSDPYGADQTVYNQCAEQIYHLVKEGLKTVPEKA, from the coding sequence ATGAATATTTTATTTGTATGCACCGGTAATACATGCCGCAGTCCTATGGCAGAAGGCATTACGAGGGCTTTAGCAGCTGAGCAGGGGAAAGATGTTACGACGTTGTCGGCTGGTCTATTTGCCGCTTATGGTGCAAAACCGACGGATGAAGCGGTCGTTGCCATTCGCTCCATTGCGGATATTTCAGGCCATGAATCGCGTCCGTTGACGATGGAACTAGTGAATGCGGCGGATCTTATTATCGGTATGACACAGGATCACAAATCCGTTTTGCTCCGTCAATTCCCTTTTGAGGAAAAAAAGATTAAAACCATTTCCGAATGGGGCGGTCAGGACGGTGACGTATCAGATCCTTATGGAGCTGATCAAACCGTGTATAATCAATGTGCGGAACAAATTTATCACTTGGTGAAGGAAGGCCTTAAAACGGTGCCTGAGAAAGCATAG
- a CDS encoding L-threonylcarbamoyladenylate synthase has protein sequence MDTRIISNPSEADLDLLAETLRSGELVAIPTETVYGLGANGLDAEAMDKIYAAKGRPSDNPLILHVPDGESIRPLVKDISVTAQALIDAFWPGPLTITLPKSDLVPDRATGGLSRVALRCPDHYLCRDLLKRAGVPVAAPSANISGRPSPTTAQDVYHDMNGRIPYILDAGPCTIGVESTVVEVHDDKVIILRPGGITKSMLEDVLPTVVYDTALISESTKPKAPGMKYTHYAPDASMYVVVGKPSDVAEAFKELSKGCRGPIGCLVSHETHVLIGMDERFQCHCFGQHGDALALGHDFYKSLLQFNENHVTLILAEGVEPHGFGVAVMNRMEKASSHHVIYK, from the coding sequence ATGGATACAAGAATCATCTCTAATCCATCAGAGGCAGATTTAGATCTGCTGGCTGAAACATTGCGAAGCGGTGAATTGGTGGCGATACCGACAGAGACGGTCTATGGCTTAGGGGCGAACGGTCTGGATGCCGAGGCTATGGATAAAATCTATGCCGCCAAGGGTCGGCCCTCTGATAATCCTTTAATCTTGCATGTGCCTGATGGTGAAAGTATACGTCCATTAGTGAAAGATATATCTGTAACGGCACAAGCTCTGATTGATGCGTTCTGGCCCGGTCCATTGACAATTACATTGCCGAAATCCGATCTTGTACCGGATCGTGCTACGGGAGGCTTATCGCGTGTGGCCTTACGTTGTCCGGATCATTATTTATGTCGTGATTTGTTAAAGCGTGCCGGAGTACCTGTTGCGGCGCCCAGTGCAAATATTTCGGGACGTCCCAGTCCTACGACGGCGCAGGATGTATATCATGATATGAACGGTCGCATCCCTTATATATTAGATGCGGGGCCCTGTACAATCGGTGTAGAATCGACAGTTGTTGAAGTACATGATGATAAAGTTATCATTTTACGTCCTGGCGGTATTACCAAATCGATGTTGGAAGATGTGTTACCTACTGTCGTATATGATACGGCTTTAATCAGTGAATCGACAAAACCAAAAGCACCGGGTATGAAGTATACTCATTACGCTCCCGATGCTTCGATGTATGTCGTCGTAGGAAAACCATCAGATGTGGCAGAGGCTTTCAAAGAACTTTCAAAAGGTTGCAGGGGCCCTATCGGCTGTTTGGTGAGCCATGAAACGCATGTTCTCATTGGAATGGATGAGCGTTTTCAATGCCACTGTTTTGGTCAGCATGGGGATGCATTGGCCTTGGGACATGACTTTTACAAAAGCCTATTACAATTTAATGAAAATCATGTTACCCTAATCTTGGCGGAAGGCGTAGAACCGCACGGTTTTGGCGTAGCAGTCATGAACCGTATGGAGAAGGCTTCGAGCCATCATGTCATTTATAAATGA